CCAACACTTTCTGGCGTTCCCCGGCTCGAATCATGGTAAAGATTTTGCGGGGAGAAAATTCCATCTTGTCCGCCAATGGGCATGATGCCGCGCATACTCCGCATTGCATGCACTTCTTGATTTCTTCTCCGGAATCCACCTTTTCAAACACTTCCTTAGCGAAAGTGGGGTCATACTTGGACGATGCTTTTTGCGCCATGATGGTACCTTCCATTTGAAATCCCGCCGGAGCTGAACAAGAGCACCGGCCTTTCCCTCGAATTCATCGAACCCGCTGCGAATCCCGCTGACCCGGCGCTGTCGTTTCGCGAACGGCGGCCTTCCTTGTTCTCGGTTCCATCGAGGGGTTCATTTCAGCCCGGGAGCGGTAAGATACCGCTCCCGGGTATGTTCTTAGCATGTTTTTTCCGTATTACCAACCTTTGTACGGGTTGGGTCCTATCCCTTCCAGGGTCTCCATAAACTCATTCAAAATCTCGGGAATCCGGTGAGCGTCCGCAATGGAAACCTCTTCAACCTTCACTCGTTCAGACTCGAGGGCCAGTCGATTCAGCGTTTCAGCAACTTTGGACAACCGGGTCGTCGCCAGCTCGCTTCCTTTTATGAAGTGACACTGATAGTCGTCGCCGTGGCGGCATCCCAACAGCAGAATCCCGTCCACGCCTCTCGAGAGCGCATCGGCGATCCACACCAGATTCAGTCCGCCCAGGCAACGCATGGGAATCACGCGAACAAAGGGGCTGTATCGGAGTTTCTGAAGACCGGCCATGTCCAGCGCAGGGTAGGCATCGTTTTCGCACACCAGCACCACCGCCCTCGGTTTTTCCTCATCTTCTTCAGGAATGTGGATGGACTTGATCATCGAGCCGATCATGCCGACAGAATAGTTCTTAAAGGAAATGATTCGTTCCGGACAGGCGCCCATGCAAACTCCACAACGCCTGCAGCGTGTGGGATTCGGAAGAGGGTTGCCCTTTTCGTCTTCGTTTATGGCGCCGAAGGGGCATTCTTCCGTACATCGTTTACACTGGGTGCAACGCTGCATGAAGAAGTCGGGATAGGTCATGTCGCCGGACCGCGGATGAACCGCGGCGCCGACAGCCGTGGCCTCCACCACCTGGATGGCCTTGAGCATGGCTCCAGCGGCGTCGCTCTTGGCCTGGGTACTGTCCATCGGACGATGAGCCACACCTGCGGCATAGATACCCGTTCGGCGAGTTTCGTAAGGGAAGCAGACAAAATGCGAGTCCGGAAAACCGTATTTCAACGTCGGGATTTCGGGACCCTGCCGGTACTGGAGACGAAGCGCCGGTGTCGAGAAAAAACCCGAATCCGGAGCGACTTCTCTAAGCTCGGTTCCGCCGCCTTCGGCCGGCATCTCCTTCTTAGGTATTTCTGCAGGCATGGAGGTGGGAACCATTCCCGTGGCCAGCACCACAAGATCCAGCTCCTCGAGACGCACCTTGTCATTCAGCAGCACATCCATGGCCTCTATGACCAGAGAACCACCTTGCTCGGAAACACTCTCGACCTCTCCTCGAATGAAGACGGCGCCGTCTCTTTGGACCTTCCGGTACAAATCCTCCGTCTGCATCGGTGTCCGTATATCCTTATAGACCACGTAAGCCTGGCTGTCGGCATCCATCTGCTTCAGATACGTCGCCTGCTTCATGGTAGCCAGACAACACACGGCGGAGCAGTAGGGCAGCCGTTCGGGATCCCTCGAGCCCGCACATTGGATGAACCCCACCTTTTTTACCGGTCCGCCGTCGGAAGGACGGACGATCTTCCCGGCTTTGGCCATCTCTTCCATCTGGATGTTGGTCACTACGTTCTTGAATTTACCGTATCCCAGGTGCTCGAGATTGGACGGATCGTACGGTTTCCATCCGGTGGCCATTACAATAGCGCCGATTTTTTCCTGCGCGGAACCGCCGTTGGACTTGATGTCCACGCTGTACAGACCCGGGCCGCCGGCGGTTTTGTCGATCTCGGAAGCCGTATATACCTTAATCTTGTCATGGCCCTGAACCTGTTGGATCAGGGACGTGACGGAAAGATCATGGATGTCGTTGTAGGGAGCGGAGAATTCTTTGTAAAACTTTGCCTTCCAACCTCCCAGCTCGGCCTCTTTTTCCACCAGCACGACTTCGTAACCGGCTTTGGCGCCTTCAAGAGCCGCCGTCAGGCCGGCCATGCCGCCGCCAACCACCATGATACGTTTCGATATCTCTTCTTCCGGCTTGAACGGCTCCGGAAGTTCGGATTTGGAGATTTTGGTAATGCCGAGGCGCAAGTAGTCATTCGCCATCATTTGGGTGTCTTCTTCGCCCGGAGGCTGGCACCATGTCACGCCTTCCCGCAGATTCACCCGCTCGAGCAGACACCCCGGGAAATCAAAAACGTCGTACAATACCCGGGGCGAGCATGCGGCGACGACCACCGCGTTAATGCCTTCTCCCTCGATGTCGGCCTTGATTGTGTCCACGCCTTCTTTGCTGCAAAGTACGGGCACATCCTTAAATAAATGCGGGGTGACATCGAGACCTTCGATGGCCTCGGACAGAGCCTCGACGTTAATAGCGTCTCCGATGCCGCAGCCCTTACATACGTAAACGCCCAGTTTCTTGTCCATTGATCTACCTCCTCATCACGGATTGAATCGCTTTGAGCGCCGCGCCCGTACCGTCCTGTACAGAGCTTGCAACATCCAGCGGATTGCGAACACATCCCGCTCCACAGATTCCCGGCACTTCCTGCTCGGCAGCGATAAATCCATAATCATCGTATTTCAGGTCCGCAGGCGCCTTATCAACGGCCGTATTGGGCTGCATTCCGGTGGCCAGAACCACCAGGTCCGCATCCGCCTTCAGCTTCCGCCCGCTCATGGTATCTTCACCGATCAAGGTGAGATTTCCGGTTGACTCGTTTTCGACGATTTGAGCAATTTTGGA
The genomic region above belongs to Deltaproteobacteria bacterium and contains:
- a CDS encoding hydrogenase iron-sulfur subunit; its protein translation is MDKKLGVYVCKGCGIGDAINVEALSEAIEGLDVTPHLFKDVPVLCSKEGVDTIKADIEGEGINAVVVAACSPRVLYDVFDFPGCLLERVNLREGVTWCQPPGEEDTQMMANDYLRLGITKISKSELPEPFKPEEEISKRIMVVGGGMAGLTAALEGAKAGYEVVLVEKEAELGGWKAKFYKEFSAPYNDIHDLSVTSLIQQVQGHDKIKVYTASEIDKTAGGPGLYSVDIKSNGGSAQEKIGAIVMATGWKPYDPSNLEHLGYGKFKNVVTNIQMEEMAKAGKIVRPSDGGPVKKVGFIQCAGSRDPERLPYCSAVCCLATMKQATYLKQMDADSQAYVVYKDIRTPMQTEDLYRKVQRDGAVFIRGEVESVSEQGGSLVIEAMDVLLNDKVRLEELDLVVLATGMVPTSMPAEIPKKEMPAEGGGTELREVAPDSGFFSTPALRLQYRQGPEIPTLKYGFPDSHFVCFPYETRRTGIYAAGVAHRPMDSTQAKSDAAGAMLKAIQVVEATAVGAAVHPRSGDMTYPDFFMQRCTQCKRCTEECPFGAINEDEKGNPLPNPTRCRRCGVCMGACPERIISFKNYSVGMIGSMIKSIHIPEEDEEKPRAVVLVCENDAYPALDMAGLQKLRYSPFVRVIPMRCLGGLNLVWIADALSRGVDGILLLGCRHGDDYQCHFIKGSELATTRLSKVAETLNRLALESERVKVEEVSIADAHRIPEILNEFMETLEGIGPNPYKGW